A genomic segment from Gracilinanus agilis isolate LMUSP501 chromosome 1, AgileGrace, whole genome shotgun sequence encodes:
- the HSDL2 gene encoding hydroxysteroid dehydrogenase-like protein 2 isoform X1, with translation MLPNTGKLAGCTLFITGASRGIGKAIALKAAKDGANIVIAAKTTQAHPKLPGTIYTAAEEIEAAGGKALPCVVDVRDEQQISDAVEKAVQKFGGIDVLVNNASAISLTNTLETPTKRVDLMMSVNTRGTYLTSKACIPYLKKSKIAHILNLSPPLNLNPIWFKQHCAYTIAKYGMSMCVLGMAEEFKGEIAVNALWPKTAIHTAAMDMLGGSGVESQCRKADIIADAAYSIFSKPKSFTGNFIIDENLLKEEGIKNFDVYAVKPGHPLLPDFFVDEYPETISKEVEKQQDAAPPAKDWKQYLQQPRLAAGAVEETFKILKTALSEDIVKATQAVYLFELSGEDGGTWYLDLKNNGGYAGSGQPSDQVDVVMTMTTSDFVKMFSGKLKPTMAFMSGKLKIKGNMALAIKLERLMTQMNSRL, from the exons ATGTTGCCCAACACCGG aAAACTAGCAGGTTGTACTCTCTTCATCACGGGTGCAAGCCGTGGCATTGGCAAAGCAATTGCATTAAAAGCTGCAAAAGATGGAGCGAATATTGTTATTGCTGCAAAGACCACCCAAGCCCATCCCAAACTTCCAGGGACCATCTATACTGCTGCTGAAGAAA tTGAAGCTGCTGGAGGAAAAGCTTTACCATGTGTTGTTGATGTGAGAGATGAACAGCAAATCAGTGATGCAGTAGAGAAAGCTGTACAGAAGTTTGGAG gaattgaCGTTTTGGTAAACAATGCTAGTGCTATCAGCTTGACCAATACACTGGAAACGCCTACAAAGAGAGTAGATTTGATGATGAGTGTCAACACTAGAGGAACCTATCTTAC atctaaAGCATgcattccttatttaaaaaagagtaaaattgCTCACATCCTAAACCTCAGTCCACCATTAAACCTGAATCCAATCTGGTTCAAACAACATTGTG cTTATACTATTGCTAAATATGGTATGTCTATGTGTGTACTTGGAATGGCAGAagaatttaaaggagaaattgctGTCAATGCTTTGTGGCCCAAAACAG cCATACATACTGCTGCTATGGATATGCTAGGAGGATCTGGTGTTGAAAGCCAATGTAGAAAAGCTGACATCATTGCTGATGCTGCATATTCCATATTCAGTAAACCAAAAAGTTTCACTGGAAACTTTATTATTGATGAAAATCtcttaaaggaagaaggaataaaaaattttgaTGTCTATGCAGTCAAACCag GTCACCCCCTATTACCAGATTTCTTTGTGGATGAATACCCTGAGACAATTTCCAAGGAAGTGGAAAAACAACAAG ATGCAGCTCCACCAGCAAAAGATTGGAAGCAATATCTACAACAACCACGATTAGCTGCTGGAGCAGttgaagaaacatttaaaattcttAAGACCGCTCTCAGTGAAGATATTGTGAAAGCTACTCAGGCAGTTTATCTGTTTGAACTCTCTG GTGAAGATGGGGGAACTTGGTACCTTGATCTTAAAAACAATGGCGGGTATGCTGGATCTGGACAGCCTAGTGACCAGGTAGATGTGGTAATGACCATGACCACTAGTGATTTTGTGAAAATGTTTTCGG
- the HSDL2 gene encoding hydroxysteroid dehydrogenase-like protein 2 isoform X2 has protein sequence MLPNTGKLAGCTLFITGASRGIGKAIALKAAKDGANIVIAAKTTQAHPKLPGTIYTAAEEIEAAGGKALPCVVDVRDEQQISDAVEKAVQKFGGIDVLVNNASAISLTNTLETPTKRVDLMMSVNTRGTYLTSKACIPYLKKSKIAHILNLSPPLNLNPIWFKQHCAYTIAKYGMSMCVLGMAEEFKGEIAVNALWPKTAIHTAAMDMLGGSGVESQCRKADIIADAAYSIFSKPKSFTGNFIIDENLLKEEGIKNFDVYAVKPGHPLLPDFFVDEYPETISKEVEKQQAPPAKDWKQYLQQPRLAAGAVEETFKILKTALSEDIVKATQAVYLFELSGEDGGTWYLDLKNNGGYAGSGQPSDQVDVVMTMTTSDFVKMFSGKLKPTMAFMSGKLKIKGNMALAIKLERLMTQMNSRL, from the exons ATGTTGCCCAACACCGG aAAACTAGCAGGTTGTACTCTCTTCATCACGGGTGCAAGCCGTGGCATTGGCAAAGCAATTGCATTAAAAGCTGCAAAAGATGGAGCGAATATTGTTATTGCTGCAAAGACCACCCAAGCCCATCCCAAACTTCCAGGGACCATCTATACTGCTGCTGAAGAAA tTGAAGCTGCTGGAGGAAAAGCTTTACCATGTGTTGTTGATGTGAGAGATGAACAGCAAATCAGTGATGCAGTAGAGAAAGCTGTACAGAAGTTTGGAG gaattgaCGTTTTGGTAAACAATGCTAGTGCTATCAGCTTGACCAATACACTGGAAACGCCTACAAAGAGAGTAGATTTGATGATGAGTGTCAACACTAGAGGAACCTATCTTAC atctaaAGCATgcattccttatttaaaaaagagtaaaattgCTCACATCCTAAACCTCAGTCCACCATTAAACCTGAATCCAATCTGGTTCAAACAACATTGTG cTTATACTATTGCTAAATATGGTATGTCTATGTGTGTACTTGGAATGGCAGAagaatttaaaggagaaattgctGTCAATGCTTTGTGGCCCAAAACAG cCATACATACTGCTGCTATGGATATGCTAGGAGGATCTGGTGTTGAAAGCCAATGTAGAAAAGCTGACATCATTGCTGATGCTGCATATTCCATATTCAGTAAACCAAAAAGTTTCACTGGAAACTTTATTATTGATGAAAATCtcttaaaggaagaaggaataaaaaattttgaTGTCTATGCAGTCAAACCag GTCACCCCCTATTACCAGATTTCTTTGTGGATGAATACCCTGAGACAATTTCCAAGGAAGTGGAAAAACAACAAG CTCCACCAGCAAAAGATTGGAAGCAATATCTACAACAACCACGATTAGCTGCTGGAGCAGttgaagaaacatttaaaattcttAAGACCGCTCTCAGTGAAGATATTGTGAAAGCTACTCAGGCAGTTTATCTGTTTGAACTCTCTG GTGAAGATGGGGGAACTTGGTACCTTGATCTTAAAAACAATGGCGGGTATGCTGGATCTGGACAGCCTAGTGACCAGGTAGATGTGGTAATGACCATGACCACTAGTGATTTTGTGAAAATGTTTTCGG